From a region of the Hevea brasiliensis isolate MT/VB/25A 57/8 unplaced genomic scaffold, ASM3005281v1 Scaf5, whole genome shotgun sequence genome:
- the LOC131177478 gene encoding F-box/kelch-repeat protein SKIP25-like produces the protein METIPKPSKETKEDSIDDIENELLLPGLPNHLAQICLSFLSPALLFSVCHAWRRLLYSHSFPPFFSLYVLVSPPPNRKVDQVDAINSIQFLSLDPFSSKWQSLPSPPKDPPLHLLHRHPSFLSRNLSIQSLTVSNHLVLMAGTTCRFVPALSMPLLFHPESNYWFFGPPFTIPRRWCATGSVGGTIYLASGVASHYSGDVARSMERWDTKQKKENWRWEKMAPLKDGRFSREAIEAVGCKGKLYMVNVKGNAVKDGCVYNVDANLWENMPKGMLAGWNGPAVPMDEEVIYVVDEVKGALSEYDSERDCWKKVIELPELKMAEQIAAGRGRVCVVCGNGEKIVVVDVMATPARVWVVEPPPGQQVVSVHILPRMSKRA, from the coding sequence ATGGAAACCATCCCAAAACCTAGCAAAGAAACCAAGGAAGATTCCATTGATGATATCGAGAATGAACTCCTATTGCCTGGCCTACCCAACCACCTTGCCCAGATCtgcctttcttttctttctcctgCCCTTCTTTTCTCCGTTTGCCACGCATGGCGGCGACTCCTTTACTCTCACTCTTTCCCTCCCTTCTTTTCCCTTTACGTCCTCGTCTCTCCACCACCAAATAGAAAAGTCGACCAAGTTGATGCAATCAATTCGATTCAGTTTTTGTCACTAGACCCCTTTTCTTCAAAATGGCAATCACTCCCTAGTCCTCCAAAAGACCCCCCACTTCATCTCCTCCATCGACATCCTTCTTTCTTGTCAAGAAACCTTTCAATCCAATCTCTAACAGTCTCAAATCATCTTGTACTTATGGCTGGCACCACTTGCCGTTTTGTCCCTGCACTTTCTATGCCATTACTCTTCCACCCAGAATCCAACTACTGGTTCTTTGGTCCTCCATTTACCATCCCACGCCGCTGGTGCGCCACCGGCTCTGTTGGTGGCACAATTTACTTAGCAAGCGGGGTTGCGTCGCACTACAGTGGAGATGTGGCTAGGTCAATGGAAAGATGGGACACCaaacaaaagaaagaaaattggagatggGAAAAAATGGCACCACTAAAAGATGGTAGATTCAGTAGGGAAGCGATAGAGGCAGTAGGCTGTAAAGGGAAGCTTTACATGGTTAACGTTAAAGGTAATGCAGTAAAAGATGGTTGCGTTTATAATGTTGACGCAAACTTGTGGGAGAATATGCCCAAGGGAATGCTTGCGGGATGGAATGGACCGGCAGTGCCGATGGATGAAGAGGTGATATATGTAGTGGATGAGGTGAAGGGAGCTTTGAGTGAATATGATAGTGAAAGGGATTGTTGGAAGAAGGTGATTGAGTTGCCTGAGCTTAAAATGGCAGAGCAGATAGCTGCTGGGAGAGGAAGAGTTTGCGTGGTTTGTGGCAATGGAGAAAAAATTGTGGTGGTGGATGTGATGGCTACACCAGCAAGAGTTTGGGTGGTTGAGCCGCCACCTGGACAGCAAGTAGTTTCTGTTCATATATTGCCAAGAATGAGCAAGCGTGCGTAA
- the LOC110647400 gene encoding probable glutathione S-transferase, whose product MIIAYQQIMAEEVKLINSGSSPIGLRVVWALKLKGIQYEFIEEDLFNKSTLLLQHNPIYKKVPVLIHNGKPIVESLIILQYIEETWKQNPILPADPYEKAMSNFWANFGDDKVLPSIWYAFIKKGKEQEVAITEAWENLKFLEEELRGKKFFGGENIGLVDIASGWLAITVSVLEELVGIKVIDGEKFPLLVRWMKVFSDSPVIKENWPPRDALMSTYSAFLQSCHSN is encoded by the exons ATGATCATTGCATATCAACAGATCATGGCAGAAGAGGTGAAGCTAATAAACTCAGGGTCAAGTCCCATTGGGTTGAGGGTTGTTTGGGCACTAAAGCTGAAGGGCATCCAATATGAGTTCATTGAAGAAGATCTCTTCAACAAGAGTACTTTACTTCTCCAACATAATCCAATTTACAAGAAAGTTCCAGTGCTGATACATAATGGAAAGCCAATTGTAGAATCTCTAATCATTCTTCAATACATAGAAGAAACTTGGAAGCAAAATCCTATTTTGCCTGCTGATCCTTATGAGAAAGCCATGTCAAACTTCTGGGCAAACTTTGGTGATGATAAG GTTCTGCCATCAATATGGTATGCTTTTATCAAGAAAGGTAAAGAGCAAGAGGTAGCTATAACTGAGGCCTGGGAGAACTTGAAATTTTTAGAAGAAGAgctaagaggaaagaaattctttGGTGGGGAAAATATAGGACTAGTAGATATTGCATCTGGTTGGCTTGCTATAACTGTAAGTGTATTGGAGGAGCTGGTTGGAATCAAAGTGATTGATGGAGAGAAGTTTCCATTGTTGGTGAGATGGATGAAAGTTTTCTCAGACTCTCCTGTGATCAAAGAAAACTGGCCGCCCAGAGATGCGCTAATGTCCACATATAGTGCTTTTCTTCAAAGTTGCCATTCTAATTGA
- the LOC110647404 gene encoding glutathione transferase GST 23-like, whose product MEIFLDLKSMSIYRIEMLSYGLSKIIAWWHNIMAEEVKLFKTWSSPFGLRIVWALELKGIQYESIDEDLTNKSPLLLQYNPVYKKIPVLVHNGRPIVESLIILEYIDETWKQNPLLPEDPHKRATARFWAKFGDDKAMSSLWPILTKQGKEREEALVQATENLKFLEEELKGKRFFGGEEIGFVDIALGWLANLVLVVEEILGFKVIDKAGFPFL is encoded by the exons ATGGAGATCTTTCTGGACTTGAAGTCCATGTCTATATACAGAATAGAAATGCTCAGCTATGGGCTGTCCAAAATAATTGCATGGTGGCACAACATAATGGCAGAAGAAGTGAAGCTTTTCAAGACATGGTCAAGCCCATTTGGTTTAAGGATTGTCTGGGCATTGGAGCTTAAGGGCATCCAATATGAATCAATAGATGAAGACCTTACCAATAAAAGCCCTTTACTTCTTCAATACAACCCCGTCTACAAAAAGATTCCAGTGCTTGTGCATAATGGACGACCTATTGTAGAGTCACTTATAATTCTTGAATACATTGATGAGACATGGAAGCAGAATCCCTTACTGCCGGAAGATCCTCACAAGAGAGCCACTGCtcgattctgggcaaaatttggcGATGACAAG GCCATGTCGTCACTGTGGCCAATATTAACCAAGCAAGGAAAGGAGCGAGAAGAAGCTTTAGTTCAGGCCACTGAGAACCTGAAATTCTTAGAGGAAGAACTAAAGGGAAAGAGATTCTTTGGTGGAGAAGAGATTGGATTTGTTGACATTGCACTGGGTTGGCTTGCCAACCTGGTCCTTGTAGTGGAAGAGATACTTGGTTTTAAAGTGATAGATAAAGCAGGATTTCCATTTTTATAA
- the LOC110647403 gene encoding probable glutathione S-transferase — translation MVEEVKLFNTWSSPFGLRIVWALKLKGIQYESVEEDLTNKSPLLLQYNPVYKKVPVLVHNGLPVVESCIILEYIDETWKQNPLLPEDPHKRAAARFWAKFGDDKVISSLWAILTKEGKEREEASVQAIENLKFLEEELKGKRFFGGERIGFLDIAMGWLVNLVPVTEEILGFEVIDKEVFPNLSGWMLEFSGVPAIKENLPPHDKLVAEFRAYLATAPDN, via the exons ATGGTAGAAGAAGTGAAGCTTTTCAACACATGGTCAAGCCCATTTGGTTTAAGGATTGTCTGGGCATTGAAGCTTAAGGGCATCCAATATGAATCAGTAGAGGAAGACCTTACCAATAAGAGCCCTTTACTTCTTCAATACAACCCTGTATACAAAAAGGTTCCAGTGCTTGTGCACAATGGACTACCTGTTGTAGAGTCATGTATAATTCTTGAATACATTGATGAGACATGGAAGCAGAATCCCTTACTGCCTGAAGATCCTCACAAGAGAGCCGCTGCTCGCTTCTGGGCGAAATTTGGCGATGACAAG GTCATATCATCACTATGGGCAATATTAACCAAGGAAGGGAAGGAGCGAGAAGAAGCTTCTGTTCAGGCCATTGAGAACCTAAAGTTCTTAGAGGAAGAACTAAAAGGAAAGAGATTCTTTGGTGGGGAAAGGATTGGATTTCTTGATATTGCAATGGGTTGGCTTGTCAACTTGGTCCCTGTAACAGAAGAAATACTTGGTTTTGAAGTGATAGATAAAGAAGTATTTCCAAATTTATCTGGATGGATGCTGGAGTTTTCAGGTGTTCCTGCAATTAAAGAAAACTTGCCCCCTCATGACAAGCTAGTTGCCGAGTTTCGTGCCTACCTTGCAACAGCACCTGACAACTGA
- the LOC131177473 gene encoding pentatricopeptide repeat-containing protein At3g03580-like, with product MKTAKLGILRERRDELLHSSLSKALSSAQNPKQLHKVHTLLITSGLERSAFFSGKLISKYAQLKDPISSFSVFHQLSPAANVYQWNSIIRALTHCGLFSKALELYAKMRDMKLKPDTYTFPSVINACAAAGDFQTGCVVHNHVLEMGFGFDLYIGNALVDMYARFGDLIKARNIFEEMPHRDIVSWNSLISGYSANAYWEEALEIYYQARIAGLKPDPFTISSVLPAFGGLLAIKEGEVVHGLVEKLGINADIIVSNGLLSIYFKFGRLMDARRVFNQMVVKDTVSWNTLICGYCQMELFEESIELFMEMVRSFRPDLLTITSILRACGLLQDLEFGKFVHDYMIRSGFECDVTASNIIIDMYAKCGDLVASGKVFDRMKYRDSVSWNTLINGYIQSGSYDKGVKLFKKMKMDLKPDCITFVALLSICTRLADMELGKEIHCDLAKLGFDSDLVVCNALVDMYAKCGKIDYALMVFENMKVHDIVTWNTVIAACVQAEDCSLGLRMVNQMKNEEFMPDMATMLGILPICSAIAAKRQGKEVHACTFKLGSESAVSVGNALIEMYSKCGNLMYSIRVFEHMKTKDVVTWTALISAYGMHGEGKNALKSFEEMLAAGLIPDHVAFIAIIYACSHSGLVEEGLAYFDRMKKDYNIEPSIEHYACVVDLLSRSGQLSKAEEFINSMPLKPDASIWGALLSASRASGDLKIAERISQHIVQLDFDDPGYYVLVANVYAALGRWDDVRMIRKSIKVKGLKKDPGCSWIEIKKRAYAFGTGDKFFKQYEKVNKLLGTLANLMAKEGYVADLQYALHDVEEDEKRGLLYGHSERLAIAFGLLNTEPGTPLQILKNLRVCGDCHTWTKYVSKIVKREILVRDANRFHKFQDGTCSCGDHW from the coding sequence ATGAAAACTGCGAAGTTGGGCATTCTACGTGAACGCAGAGATGAACTCCTCCATTCTTCCCTCTCGAAAGCTTTATCATCTGCACAAAACCCCAAACAACTTCACAAAGTCCACACCCTCTTAATCACATCAGGTCTTGAAAGATCTGCCTTCTTCTCTGGCAAGCTCATAAGCAAATATGCCCAGCTCAAGGACCCCATTTCTTCTTTTTCGGTCTTTCACCAACTCTCTCCTGCTGCCAACGTCTATCAGTGGAATTCGATAATTAGAGCGCTCACCCACTGTGGGTTGTTTTCAAAAGCTCTTGAACTTTACGCCAAAATGCGGGATATGAAACTTAAGCCTGATACGTACACATTCCCTTCTGTGATTAATGCGTGCGCAGCTGCGGGGGATTTTCAGACGGGTTGTGTTGTTCACAATCATGTTTTGGAAATGGGTTTTGGATTTGATTTGTATATTGGGAATGCTCTAGTAGATATGTATGCAAGGTTCGGTGATTTGATAAAAGCACGTAATATATTTGAGGAAATGCCCCACAGGGACATTGTGTCGTGGAATAGCTTGATTTCGGGGTATAGTGCTAATGCGTATTGGGAGGAGGCTTTAGAAATTTATTACCAGGCAAGAATAGCTGGGTTGAAACCCGACCCTTTTACCATTTCAAGTGTCCTCCCTGCTTTTGGAGGCTTGCTTGCTATTAAAGAGGGTGAGGTGGTTCATGGATTGGTCGAAAAGCTTGGGATCAATGCCGATATCATAGTGAGCAatggacttctgtctatctattTCAAATTTGGTAGGCTAATGGATGCTCGAAGAGTTTTCAACCAGATGGTTGTCAAGGATACGGTCAGTTGGAACACTTTGATATGTGGATATTGTCAAATGGAATTGTTTGAAGAGTCGATTGAGTTATTTATGGAGATGGTAAGGAGCTTTAGACCAGATTTGTTGACAATTACGTCTATTCTTCGTGCTTGTGGTCTCCTGCAGGACTTGGAATTTGGAAAGTTTGTTCATGATTACATGATAAGAAGTGGTTTTGAATGCGATGTCACAGCAAGTAATATTATTATTGATATGTATGCTAAGTGTGGGGATTTAGTAGCTTCAGGAAAAGTCTTTGACAGGATGAAATATAGGGATTCTGTGTCATGGAACACATTGATCAATGGTTATATTCAAAGTGGGAGCTATGATAAAGGGGTGAAGCTTTTTAAGAAGATGAAGATGGACTTGAAACCTGATTGTATCACTTTTGTGGCACTCCTGTCTATCTGTACTCGATTAGCAGACATGGAACTGGGAAAAGAAATCCACTGTGATTTAGCTAAATTAGGATTTGATTCAGATTTGGTAGTATGTAATGCTTTAGTTGATATGTATGCTAAGTGTGGCAAAATAGATTACGCCCTTATGGTTTTTGAAAATATGAAAGTTCATGACATAGTAACGTGGAATACAGTTATTGCAGCTTGTGTCCAGGCTGAAGATTGTAGTTTGGGATTAAGAATGGTTAACCAGATGAAGAATGAGGAATTCATGCCAGATATGGCTACCATGTTAGGTATATTGCCTATCTGTTCTGCAATAGCTGCCAAAAGGCAAGGGAAAGAGGTTCATGCTTGTACTTTCAAGCTTGGATCTGAGTCAGCTGTTTCCGTTGGGAATGCATTGATTGAAATGTACTCCAAATGTGGCAATTTAATGTACTCTATCAGAGTGTTTGAGCATATGAAAACAAAAGATGTGGTGACATGGACTGCATTGATCTCTGCATATGGGATGCATGGTGAGGGAAAGAATGCTTTGAAATCTTTTGAGGAGATGTTAGCAGCTGGGCTTATTCCTGATCATGTCGCTTTTATTGCCATCATCTATGCCTGTAGTCATTCAGGTTTAGTGGAAGAGGGTCTGGCTTACTTTGACCGCATGAAGAAGGATTACAACATTGAGCCCAGTATTGAACACTACGCTTGTGTGGTTGATCTTCTGTCCCGGTCTGGCCAGTTATCTAAAGCAGAAGAGTTTATCAATTCAATGCCACTGAAGCCAGATGCAAGCATATGGGGAGCTTTACTTAGTGCTTCTCGAGCAAGTGGAGACCTAAAGATTGCAGAACGCATCTCACAACATATTGTTCAATTAGATTTTGATGATCCTGGATATTATGTTTTAGTAGCAAATGTTTATGCAGCTTTAGGGAGGTGGGATGATGTCAGAATGATACGAAAATCCATAAAGGTCAAAGGACTGAAAAAAGATCCTGGATGCAGTTGGATTGAAATTAAGAAAAGGGCGTATGCTTTTGGGACTGGAGATAAGTTCTTTAAACAGTATGAAAAGGTAAATAAGTTATTAGGGACCCTTGCTAATTTGATGGCCAAAGAAGGTTATGTAGCTGATTTGCAATATGCTCTTCATGATGTTGAGGAGGATGAAAAGAGAGGCTTACTTTATGGCCACAGTGAAAGGCTTGCCATAGCATTTGGATTGTTAAATACAGAACCAGGGACCCCCTTACAAATATTGAAAAACCTTCGTGTTTGTGGGGATTGTCACACTTGGACCAAGTACGTATCAAAGATTGTAAAACGGGAAATATTAGTAAGAGATGCCAATAGATTTCATAAGTTCCAAGATGGGACATGTAGCTGTGGAGATCATTGGTAA